TGATAATCAAATACAATGAAACATAAGGGTTTTGATAATAGGAACATTTATAATTCAACAATTCATAAACAGTGGTTAATTATGCTCAGTATTCAATCATCACATTATGCATCATACACTAAAATCAAAGCTCTTAGACCTGAGTAAGCACTATtaccatgaaaaagaaaaacattactACCACTAAATATTCAAGTTGAAAACAACTCAAATTTTATAACACTTTCACCAACCCCACAGCGTGTGCACAatcttcttttttacttttggaataTGCCAGGTGTCTGCACTAGCATTCACTCTCCTGTCagattttttgtaatttgaattcGGCCGAGTATATTAACGGCCTCATAGAAGTACAACAAGGCCCTCCACCTACTCTAATTTTGTATGAATTTATTTAGCCATTTAGGGGAAGTTTAAGTTCATATGTATCTCATCCAAGAAAAACATAACAGATGAATAACACCTGATTAACATAGTGAATGCTGACAGGCAGAAGGGACTCAGAGTCTCATTTTACTGCAATATAATGACATGTAAGATGACAACCGCAATGGAAGACAAAAGGATGAGATATGCTAAAGCCTCAGTTAATACTTGACGATCAACTCAATATCTGTAAATATAGTTTAAGAAGAGGATGGACGGTGAAGTTTTGGGTTCAAGACCCACCTCATGCTCATGGAACctacctatcaaaaaaataaatacatatctTTAGGTAGGTCCCTGACTGTTGAATATTGTTAGAAGACTATGAAAGAATGATTTTAGTGACATTCTAATTAGAGCAGAACAGTTAATGTAAAACATTCCAAAGCAAGAACATTAAATAGCCAACTCAAGCACGCATGCTGAAGGAAGCAAAATTTGATCACTAACAAACTAATAGGTCATATGTTGCTAAGCTGAACACTGTtctttgataaataattttttttttttttttgttttaaaaaaactctttatGTTCAAAAGGAGGAtgataaaaagagaaaacaaaataaagtaacCTGCTCGATGAACTATAATACACAAAATGAGGACCTGGAGGAATCATCttaatacccttaaaattaggCCCAGCAGAAAGCATCTGCAAGATATAATCAAAATGTTagtgcaagaaaaaaaaaaaaaaaaaaaaattgtagtgatGAAATTATAGGCCTTTTACGAGATTACACATATATGACAAAGCATAAACAGCTTCACACAATCCAacttggataaaaaaaaataaaaaatgtaaaactttaCAAGCgtaatttaaattattcttcATTTAACAACAACaatgtttctctctttttacctacactttctcagcaaccaaacaaaccaatttaaaaaaCTATACCCTCCGTTTGCTCTTAAACGCTAGTCTCGTTTCATTTCTCAAGTAGATGATCAATacgattaaaaaaacaaagagtaaaTGCAGTATTCAAACTTCAGGTTTTTAACttcgtttttttctttctttacactTTCTCAGGAACCAAGCAGAGAACTTGACTTGACCTGAGTATCGAGGCCCAAGACGTTGTACTGAGGAACATCGAGGAGGAGAAGTGTAGCGCCATGCTTTACGAGCCCTAAAGCTGCGTCGGGATCCATGCCTGCAAATTCAACAGATTCGGCTTCGATTTGAATCTTCGAGTTTTTTGTTAGAACTGTGAAGAGTAACGCGCGCACATtctgagggagagagagagagaNNNNNNNNNNNNNNNNNNNNNNNNNNNNNNNNNNNNNNNNNNNNNNNNNNNNNNNNNNNNNNNNNNNNNNNNNNNNNNNNNNNNNNNNNNNNNNNNNNNNCATGAAAGTACATGCTACAAACATACATCAAGCGCTCACATGAAGACTCCCTAAGACGTTTAATTCATAAAAGGTGGTATGAGAGTCAACGATTCGAAGAGGCAAGTGGTAGACATGGTTGTGCTGGCTTCATTCCCATGGTAGGGTGTGATGACTAAGAGAGACTCTTAATGGTGACATATGACAATATTCTAATCCCTTGCTGGGCTCCCATGGTAGAGAATGTTTTGAACCAATACAAAATGCAGAAGATTCATgtataagaaaaatgaatgataAGCAAAGTAGGTCCTATTTGGTACATCAGATTGGTTGGATTAagtctcttgtatacttttcgtcTACAACGATTTTGCCTCTTTCTTTGGTGTGTGATGACTAAGAGAGACTCTTGGTGGTGACATATGGCAATATTCTAATCCCTTGTTGGGCTCCCATGGTAGAGAATGTTTGGAACCTATACAAAATGCAGAAGATTCCTgtataagaaaaatgaatgataAGCAAAGTAGGCCCTATGTGGTACATCAGATTGGTTGGATTAcgtctcttgtatactttttgcgTACAGTGATTTTGCCTCTCTTTTTGTGAGCATGTGCACGTCTTTGTGTGCGCAACTATGCATGTATTTACATGCCTTGTATacatataaaatcaaaatttttttgagccAGGGATGTAAATTCCTTTCAATATCTCACTCTTTGGACATCTTCAATAAACATTCTATTGGAAAATAGAACTCCTGCTCATAAGTGGAAGATTATCTCTTCTTACAGTTCCATTTCCCCatacaatatataattgatGAGCTGCATTGGATACGACTATAGAAGAATAAAGATACACCAAGCAGCAAGACACTAATTTGACTTGTTGAAGCTTTTCATTTTCACGAAGTTTCCAACAACCAGTACCCATGAAGCATCCAACACACCaagtaatttcaaaagaaaaacaacataaaattgaTTGCAAAAGCAATGATGAATgcagtttaaaaataaagaatgcCAAGCCTCCAAACACAAGCAACAATATTAAAGAAATTCCTAATGGAATGTACCAAACTGTGGTGTGAAGAGCCCTAGAGGTAGTTAGATAGAGAATACCAATTCGTTCAATAACGCTCTTAGTAATGAAATTTGATAAGTGTTTCCAATCTCCATACTGGCTTAGATTGTAAGGACCCAATTGTCTGTCAAACTCCAAACTTTTAACTGCTTGACAATATCTCTCTTCCTTAATGggtgaaaatgagagagagagagagagagagagagagagagagagaagataaacaaaaaaaaaaattagtatctAATGCATTCagatacttataaaaaaatatatataaacacgtTCAGATCAAtaagatataaaaagaaaataaa
This window of the Corylus avellana chromosome ca5, CavTom2PMs-1.0 genome carries:
- the LOC132180881 gene encoding uncharacterized protein LOC132180881, yielding MDPDAALGLVKHGATLLLLDVPQYNVLGLDTQMLSAGPNFKGIKMIPPGPHFVYYSSSSRDGKEFSPIIGFFIDASPSEVIVRRWDQKEERLVKISEEEEERYCQAVKSLEFDRQLGPYNLSQYGDWKHLSNFITKSVIERIGILYLTTSRALHTTVWYIPLGISLILLLVFGGLAFFIFKLHSSLLLQSILCCFSFEITWCVGCFMGTGCWKLRENEKLQQVKLVSCCLVYLYSSIVVSNAAHQLYIVWGNGTVRRDNLPLMSRSSIFQ